From Drosophila yakuba strain Tai18E2 chromosome 2L, Prin_Dyak_Tai18E2_2.1, whole genome shotgun sequence, one genomic window encodes:
- the LOC6527679 gene encoding vascular endothelial growth factor receptor 1 isoform X9, whose product MARLPRLFLLPLLPMLWISWSDALPLQQFTPDPDDSTENCGGENGAPLMTPCKSAIILDAGTSTTLKCEDNESMTWWTSSQTQLIHIAPFDNTDDPARPYGTSLTLIEVTADCVAAYYCVKDSKFNEIPHEGQSDEAMIELVNQGYASSIYVYVNDPDNKLSDSHNVVTARQYSDVVIPCKPAMPDTEVVLETSNGDNPWKISSKGLIQGNPKFFASVRYHPRWGFTFRVIDRISGYHYCKALNNHSIIDLNYSGKDGKPLPKPVIRSSVEHHVFTDTNFTLDCEQSAYVQSVYGMEWFTPTRDENRIFASQSITDPKTRNSTHQTGRSTLTVLNAQPTDTGLYKCVTTDTLNQNVQRATYRIKVLKHNESYLNVGEPSGHYNVQEYANRTIQMTANFEGFPTPSFSWFKPDGTEVRQSENNFKILSTELSTMLQVLNAQLQDSGTYVLRGSNSFGIVQREYNVSVIDAPALKMSDAYVQVGSVARLECTVSSYPPAIVTFFFRPCSLEPRWPTCSVLNQNFSLPSEQEKYQFQTRPRPGKLSVERIYEVSFLPTEPGILTCIAQNIIDGKQRTTLTKAHVLLGNISENMTIYGFDKDHKIAKEDDVNFTCEALAYHFDGNLKWFLNGEDLKESELVRIETNHTKYSYKSTVHISTISDRDRGTYECRAFHNDNDAIYSSREIDLYVHDPSAPQWTIAGQEGHSKIKRKLSQTLELECASTAVPVATVRWFKDDKELSESKLRHFIEKESKLLITHLYPGDEGVYRCVVENRLDRIERSFTVVISDLPGISMAWVWFGVILFLILISLCLFLAVRYQKEHKRHLALKAAGLANFEEGAVGHINPDMTLDEQAELLPYNREFEFPRDSLKLGKQLGAGAFGVVLKGEARGIKREEPTTTVAVKMVKATADNEVVRALVSELKIMVHLGQHLNVVNLLGAVTKNIAKRELMVIVEYCRFGNIQNFLLRNRKCFINQINPDTDHIDPSIMTQRMSDNYDLHRDTNGGGLKYANVGFPIHSYINEPHNNNTQPPTHRRNSDNDPRSGTRAGRTGSGSATYSYDRQMDTCATVMTTVPEDDQIMSNNSVQPAWRSNYKTDSTEAMTVTTVDLISWAFQVARGMDYLSSKKVLHGDLAARNILLCEDNVVKICDFGLARSMYRGDNYKKSESGKLPIKWLALESLSDHVFSTYSDVWSYGIVLWEMFSLAKVPYPGIDPNQELFNKLNDGYRMEKPKFANQELYEIMLECWRKNPESRPLFAELEKRFGNMLGEDVASHYLDLNNPYMQSNFEYMKKQSTDYLALMGSPDELAPPAPRYVNGHIVPDIRIEELPDDYMAMSPDSEPDASTAIFSPTRLEGETSDFPDFSSETTFNFPGARQSPTLSNNLNSGSSKPLRKKNGMPTVDVADQAPEEIPMLHRRSTGSDESPEQGRRFNQALKQQYVTPTPSPRHHVETKLNGESSENYVNVKPPRKNIPGKTTTGGGGAGAGGTSTEAFSNPSYQPLSTVNEKEQRRY is encoded by the exons ATGGCGAGGCTTCCGAGGCTGTTTCTGCTGCCTCTGCTCCCGATGTTATGGATCTCGTGGAGCGATGCTC TGCCATTGCAGCAGTTCACGCCGGATCCCGATGACAGCACCGAAAACTGCGGCGGCGAGAACGGAGCTCCACTGATGACGCCATGCAAGAGCGCCATAATCCTGGATGCCGGTACGAGCACCACGCTGAAGTGCGAGGACAACGAATCGATGACCTGGTGGACCAGTAGTCAAACGCAGCTCATCCACATCGCGCCGTTCGACAATACGGATGATCCGGCTCGACCATACGGCACCAGTCTGACTCTCATCGAGGTGACGGCTGACTGTGTAGCTGCCTACTATTGCGTGAAGGATTCCAAGTTCAATGAGATCCCCCATGAGGGGCAGTCGGACGAGGCGATGATCGAGCTGGTGAATCAGGGATATGCCAGCTCCATCTACGTGTACGTGAACGACCCGGACAATAAGCTGAGCGACAGTCACAACGTGGTGACGGCACGACAATATAGCGACGTAGTCATACCCTGCAAACCAGCCATGCCGGACACAGAGGTGGTGCTGGAGACCAGCAATGGAGAC AACCCGTGGAAAATCAGCTCGAAAGGCCTGATTCAGGGTAACCCCAAGTTCTTCGCTAGTGTGAGGTACCATCCCAGATGGGGCTTTACCTTTCGCGTCATTGACAGGATATCCGGTTACCATTATTGCAAAGCGTTGAACAATCATTCGATAATTGACTTAAACTACTCAGGAA AGGACGGCAAACCGCTGCCAAAGCCCGTGATCAGGTCCTCCGTGGAGCATCACGTCTTCACGGACACCAACTTCACCCTGGACTGCGAGCAGTCCGCCTACGTTCAATCGGTATACGGCATGGAATGGTTCACTCCGACCCGCGATGAG AATCGCATCTTTGCCTCGCAATCGATAACCGATCCCAAGACCAGGAACAGCACCCACCAAACGGGCAGGAGCACCTTGACGGTATTGAATGCACAGCCCACGGACACCGGTCTATACAAGTGTGTGACCACGGACACCCTGAACCAGAACGTTCAGCGTGCCACCTACAGGATTAAGGTCCTCA AGCACAACGAAAGCTACCTGAACGTGGGCGAACCCTCGGGCCATTACAATGTGCAGGAGTATGCCAATCGCACCATCCAGATGACGGCCAACTTTGAGGGCTTTCCGACGCCCTCCTTCAGCTGGTTCAAGCCGGATGGCACCGAGGTTCGCCAGTCGGAGAATAACTTTAAGATCCTCTCCACGGAACTGAGCACCATGCTCCAGGTGCTGAACGCCCAGTTGCAGGACAGCGGCACCTATGTCCTCCGAGGATCCAATTCCTTTGGCATCGTTCAGCGGGAGTACAATGTCAGTGTGATTGACGCCCCGGCGCTGAAGATGTCGGACGCCTATGTCCAGGTGGGATCTGTGGCGCGACTGGAGTGCACCGTAAGCTCCTATCCGCCGGCTATCGTCACCTTCTTCTTCCGCCCCTGCAGCCTGGAACCACGGTGGCCCACTTGCTCCGTGCTCAATCAGAACTTCAGC TTGCCAAGTGAACAGGAGAAATACCAG TTCCAGACTCGACCAAGACCCGGAAAGTTGAGCGTGGAACGCATATACGAGGTATCCTTCCTGCCCACGGAGCCGGGAATCCTCACGTGCATTGCCCAAAATATAATAGATGGAAAGCAACGAACGACCCTGACGAAGGCACACGTTCTGCTCGGCAACATTTCCGAGAACATGACCATATATGGCTTCGACAAGGATCACAAAATTGCCAAGGAGGACGATGTGAACTTCACCTGCGAGGCGCTGGCCTATCACTTCGATGGAAATCTTAAGTGGTTCCTTAATGGAGAGGACTTGAAGGAGTCGGAAC TGGTTCGCATTGAGACCAACCATACCAAGTACTCCTACAAGAGCACTGTGCACATCTCTACGATATCCGACAGGGATCGGGGAACCTACGAGTGCCGGGCCTTCCACAACGATAACGACGCCATTTACAGCAGCCGGGAGATAGATTTGTACGTCCACGATCCTTCTGCTCCTCAGTGGACAATCGCCGGGCAGGAGGGCCACTCGAAAATTAAGCGCAAACTTAGCCAAACGCTGGAGCTGGAGTGTGCCTCCACAGCGGTTCCCGTGGCCACAGTGCGTTGGTTTAAGGACGACAAGGAGCTGAGCGAATCGAAGCTAAGGCACTTCATTGAAAAGGAGTCCAAGCTGCTGATCACTCACCTCTATCCCGGGGATGAAGGCGTCTACAGGTGTGTGGTCGAGAACAGGTTGGACAGAATCGAGCGCTCCTTCACGGTGGTGATCTCAG atctGCCCGGAATTAGCATGGCGTGGGTGTGGTTCGGTGTGATACTGTTCCTTATCCTGATCAGTCTGTGCCTCTTCCTGGCCGTGCGCTACCAAAAGGAGCACAAGCGGCATCTGGCCCTGAAGGCCGCTGGATTGGCCAACTTCGAGGAGGGCGCCGTGGGACACATTAATCCCGATATGACCCTGGACGAGCAGGCCGAACTGCTGCCCTACAATCGGGAATTCGAGTTCCCGCGGGACAGCCTGAAGCTGGGCAAGCAGCTGGGAGCCGGAGCCTTTGGTGTGGTGCTCAAGGGCGAGGCCAGGGGCATCAAGCGGGAGGAACCCACCACCACGGTGGCTGTGAAGATGGTGAAGGCGACGGCCGACAATGAGGTGGTGAGGGCACTGGTCTCCGAGCTCAAGATCATGGTGCATCTGGGACAGCACTTGAACGTGGTCAATCTCCTGGGTGCCGTCACCAAAAATATTGCAAAGC GCGAACTCATGGTCATCGTGGAGTACTGTCGCTTTGGCAACATTCAGAACTTCCTTCTGAGGAACCGGAAGTGCTTTATCAATCAAATCAATCCAGATACCGACCACATTGACCCCAGCATCATGACCCAGCGCATGTCCGACAACTACGATCTGCACCG CGATACAAATGGTGGTGGCTTGAAGTACGCCAATGTCGGTTTCCCGATCCACTCCTACATTAATGAGCCGCACAACAATAACACGCAACCGCCAACTCATCGCAGAAACTCGGACAATGATCCCCGATCGGGCACCCGAGCCGGACGCACCGGATCCGGATCCGCCACCTACAGCTACGACCGACAGATGGACACCTGTGCCACCGTGATGACCACCGTGCCAGAAG ATGATCAGATAATGTCCAATAACTCCGTACAACCCGCCTGGCGTTCCAATTACAAAACCGACTCCACGGAGGCAATGACGGTGACCACCGTTGATCTGATCAGTTGGGCATTCCAAGTGGCCAGGGGCATGGATTACCTGTCCTCCAAGAAGGTGTTGCACGGCGACTTGGCCGCCCGAAATATACTCCTTTGCGAGGACAATGTGGTAAAGATTTGCGACTTTGGTCTGGCTCGATCCATGTATCGAGGGGATAACTACAAGAAGTCAG AGAGTGGCAAACTGCCCATCAAGTGGCTGGCGCTGGAGTCGTTGAGCGATCATGTGTTCAGCACATACAGCGACGTTTGGTCCTACGGCATTGTTCTATGGGAGATGTTCTCGCTGGCCAAGGTGCCGTATCCGGGCATCGATCCCAACCAGGAGCTGTTCAACAAACTGAACGACGGCTACCGCATGGAGAAGCCGAAGTTCGCCAACCAGGAGCTCTACGAGATCATGCTAGAGTGCTGGCGTAAGAA TCCCGAGAGCAGACCTTTGTTTGCTGAGCTGGAGAAGCGCTTTGGCAACATGCTGGGCGAGGATGTAGCCAGT CACTACCTGGACCTAAACAATCCCTATATGCAGAGCAACTTTGAGTACATGAAGAAGCAGTCTACGGATTACCTGGCGCTGATGGGTTCACCCGACGAGCTGGCGCCTCCAGCTCCGCGCTACGTGAACGGACACATAGTGCCCGATATAC GCATCGAGGAGCTGCCGGATGACTACATGGCGATGAGCCCGGACTCCGAACCCGATGCCAGCACCGCCATATTCTCACCCACACGCCTCGAAGGCGAGACCTCCGACTTTCCGGACTTCTCTAGCGAAACCACTTTCAATTTCCCAGGAGCGCGACAATCGCCCACGTTGAGTAACAATCTCAACAGCGGGTCATCTAAGCCGCTCCGCAAGAAGAACGGCATGCCCACTGTGGATGTGGCGGACCAGGCGCCGGAGGAGATACCTATGCTACATCGCCGTTCCACCGGATCGGATGAAAGTCCGGAGCAGGGAAGGCGCTTCAATCAGGCCCTCAAGCAGCAGTATGTCACGCCCACACCGTCCCCTCGCCATCATGTGGAGACCAAACTCAATGGCGAGTCCTCCGAGAACTATGTCAATGTAAAGCCGCCTAGGAAGAATATACCCGGCAAAACCACAACAGGTGGAGGAggtgctggtgctggaggCACCTCCACGGAGGCCTTCTCGAATCCCAGCTACCAGCCACTGTCCACCGTCAACGAGAAGGAGCAACGAAGGTATTAG
- the LOC6527679 gene encoding vascular endothelial growth factor receptor 1 isoform X1 yields the protein MARLPRLFLLPLLPMLWISWSDALPLQQFTPDPDDSTENCGGENGAPLMTPCKSAIILDAGTSTTLKCEDNESMTWWTSSQTQLIHIAPFDNTDDPARPYGTSLTLIEVTADCVAAYYCVKDSKFNEIPHEGQSDEAMIELVNQGYASSIYVYVNDPDNKLSDSHNVVTARQYSDVVIPCKPAMPDTEVVLETSNGDMHSSKSVGRYDPQRGFTIEIRSIVDGGDYYCRPNPPFPHNEEEMTSIEVRFIGNGHIDKSGLEIPRTQPTNMGHDTYAPGVSDGDDEFLSVTNQSTGNVALIRGGDGSLSGERARRSPVRLAPMNASPSPRPGQDGKPLPKPVIRSSVEHHVFTDTNFTLDCEQSAYVQSVYGMEWFTPTRDENRIFASQSITDPKTRNSTHQTGRSTLTVLNAQPTDTGLYKCVTTDTLNQNVQRATYRIKVLKHNESYLNVGEPSGHYNVQEYANRTIQMTANFEGFPTPSFSWFKPDGTEVRQSENNFKILSTELSTMLQVLNAQLQDSGTYVLRGSNSFGIVQREYNVSVIDAPALKMSDAYVQVGSVARLECTVSSYPPAIVTFFFRPCSLEPRWPTCSVLNQNFSLPSEQEKYQFQTRPRPGKLSVERIYEVSFLPTEPGILTCIAQNIIDGKQRTTLTKAHVLLGNISENMTIYGFDKDHKIAKEDDVNFTCEALAYHFDGNLKWFLNGEDLKESELVRIETNHTKYSYKSTVHISTISDRDRGTYECRAFHNDNDAIYSSREIDLYVHDPSAPQWTIAGQEGHSKIKRKLSQTLELECASTAVPVATVRWFKDDKELSESKLRHFIEKESKLLITHLYPGDEGVYRCVVENRLDRIERSFTVVISDLPGISMAWVWFGVILFLILISLCLFLAVRYQKEHKRHLALKAAGLANFEEGAVGHINPDMTLDEQAELLPYNREFEFPRDSLKLGKQLGAGAFGVVLKGEARGIKREEPTTTVAVKMVKATADNEVVRALVSELKIMVHLGQHLNVVNLLGAVTKNIAKRELMVIVEYCRFGNIQNFLLRNRKCFINQINPDTDHIDPSIMTQRMSDNYDLHRDTNGGGLKYANVGFPIHSYINEPHNNNTQPPTHRRNSDNDPRSGTRAGRTGSGSATYSYDRQMDTCATVMTTVPEDDQIMSNNSVQPAWRSNYKTDSTEAMTVTTVDLISWAFQVARGMDYLSSKKVLHGDLAARNILLCEDNVVKICDFGLARSMYRGDNYKKSESGKLPIKWLALESLSDHVFSTYSDVWSYGIVLWEMFSLAKVPYPGIDPNQELFNKLNDGYRMEKPKFANQELYEIMLECWRKNPESRPLFAELEKRFGNMLGEDVASHYLDLNNPYMQSNFEYMKKQSTDYLALMGSPDELAPPAPRYVNGHIVPDIRIEELPDDYMAMSPDSEPDASTAIFSPTRLEGETSDFPDFSSETTFNFPGARQSPTLSNNLNSGSSKPLRKKNGMPTVDVADQAPEEIPMLHRRSTGSDESPEQGRRFNQALKQQYVTPTPSPRHHVETKLNGESSENYVNVKPPRKNIPGKTTTGGGGAGAGGTSTEAFSNPSYQPLSTVNEKEQRRY from the exons ATGGCGAGGCTTCCGAGGCTGTTTCTGCTGCCTCTGCTCCCGATGTTATGGATCTCGTGGAGCGATGCTC TGCCATTGCAGCAGTTCACGCCGGATCCCGATGACAGCACCGAAAACTGCGGCGGCGAGAACGGAGCTCCACTGATGACGCCATGCAAGAGCGCCATAATCCTGGATGCCGGTACGAGCACCACGCTGAAGTGCGAGGACAACGAATCGATGACCTGGTGGACCAGTAGTCAAACGCAGCTCATCCACATCGCGCCGTTCGACAATACGGATGATCCGGCTCGACCATACGGCACCAGTCTGACTCTCATCGAGGTGACGGCTGACTGTGTAGCTGCCTACTATTGCGTGAAGGATTCCAAGTTCAATGAGATCCCCCATGAGGGGCAGTCGGACGAGGCGATGATCGAGCTGGTGAATCAGGGATATGCCAGCTCCATCTACGTGTACGTGAACGACCCGGACAATAAGCTGAGCGACAGTCACAACGTGGTGACGGCACGACAATATAGCGACGTAGTCATACCCTGCAAACCAGCCATGCCGGACACAGAGGTGGTGCTGGAGACCAGCAATGGAGAC ATGCATTCCAGCAAATCTGTCGGTCGGTACGATCCGCAACGGGGATTCACCATCGAGATCCGCAGCATCGTAGATGGCGGGGACTACTACTGCCGCCCAAATCCGCCATTCCCGCACAACGAGGAGGAGATGACCAGCATAGAAGTGCGCTTTATTGGTAACGGTCACATTGATA AATCCGGATTGGAAATCCCTCGTACGCAACCGACTAACATGGGGCACGACACGTATGCACCAGGTGTcagcgatggcgatgacgagTTCCTCAGTGTTACTAACCAATCGACGGGTAATGTGGCACTAATCCGTGGTGGTGATGGATCCTTATCCGGGGAGCGAGCACGCCGGAGTCCAGTCCGCCTGGCTCCGATGAATGCGTCGCCCTCACCCAGACCAGGGC AGGACGGCAAACCGCTGCCAAAGCCCGTGATCAGGTCCTCCGTGGAGCATCACGTCTTCACGGACACCAACTTCACCCTGGACTGCGAGCAGTCCGCCTACGTTCAATCGGTATACGGCATGGAATGGTTCACTCCGACCCGCGATGAG AATCGCATCTTTGCCTCGCAATCGATAACCGATCCCAAGACCAGGAACAGCACCCACCAAACGGGCAGGAGCACCTTGACGGTATTGAATGCACAGCCCACGGACACCGGTCTATACAAGTGTGTGACCACGGACACCCTGAACCAGAACGTTCAGCGTGCCACCTACAGGATTAAGGTCCTCA AGCACAACGAAAGCTACCTGAACGTGGGCGAACCCTCGGGCCATTACAATGTGCAGGAGTATGCCAATCGCACCATCCAGATGACGGCCAACTTTGAGGGCTTTCCGACGCCCTCCTTCAGCTGGTTCAAGCCGGATGGCACCGAGGTTCGCCAGTCGGAGAATAACTTTAAGATCCTCTCCACGGAACTGAGCACCATGCTCCAGGTGCTGAACGCCCAGTTGCAGGACAGCGGCACCTATGTCCTCCGAGGATCCAATTCCTTTGGCATCGTTCAGCGGGAGTACAATGTCAGTGTGATTGACGCCCCGGCGCTGAAGATGTCGGACGCCTATGTCCAGGTGGGATCTGTGGCGCGACTGGAGTGCACCGTAAGCTCCTATCCGCCGGCTATCGTCACCTTCTTCTTCCGCCCCTGCAGCCTGGAACCACGGTGGCCCACTTGCTCCGTGCTCAATCAGAACTTCAGC TTGCCAAGTGAACAGGAGAAATACCAG TTCCAGACTCGACCAAGACCCGGAAAGTTGAGCGTGGAACGCATATACGAGGTATCCTTCCTGCCCACGGAGCCGGGAATCCTCACGTGCATTGCCCAAAATATAATAGATGGAAAGCAACGAACGACCCTGACGAAGGCACACGTTCTGCTCGGCAACATTTCCGAGAACATGACCATATATGGCTTCGACAAGGATCACAAAATTGCCAAGGAGGACGATGTGAACTTCACCTGCGAGGCGCTGGCCTATCACTTCGATGGAAATCTTAAGTGGTTCCTTAATGGAGAGGACTTGAAGGAGTCGGAAC TGGTTCGCATTGAGACCAACCATACCAAGTACTCCTACAAGAGCACTGTGCACATCTCTACGATATCCGACAGGGATCGGGGAACCTACGAGTGCCGGGCCTTCCACAACGATAACGACGCCATTTACAGCAGCCGGGAGATAGATTTGTACGTCCACGATCCTTCTGCTCCTCAGTGGACAATCGCCGGGCAGGAGGGCCACTCGAAAATTAAGCGCAAACTTAGCCAAACGCTGGAGCTGGAGTGTGCCTCCACAGCGGTTCCCGTGGCCACAGTGCGTTGGTTTAAGGACGACAAGGAGCTGAGCGAATCGAAGCTAAGGCACTTCATTGAAAAGGAGTCCAAGCTGCTGATCACTCACCTCTATCCCGGGGATGAAGGCGTCTACAGGTGTGTGGTCGAGAACAGGTTGGACAGAATCGAGCGCTCCTTCACGGTGGTGATCTCAG atctGCCCGGAATTAGCATGGCGTGGGTGTGGTTCGGTGTGATACTGTTCCTTATCCTGATCAGTCTGTGCCTCTTCCTGGCCGTGCGCTACCAAAAGGAGCACAAGCGGCATCTGGCCCTGAAGGCCGCTGGATTGGCCAACTTCGAGGAGGGCGCCGTGGGACACATTAATCCCGATATGACCCTGGACGAGCAGGCCGAACTGCTGCCCTACAATCGGGAATTCGAGTTCCCGCGGGACAGCCTGAAGCTGGGCAAGCAGCTGGGAGCCGGAGCCTTTGGTGTGGTGCTCAAGGGCGAGGCCAGGGGCATCAAGCGGGAGGAACCCACCACCACGGTGGCTGTGAAGATGGTGAAGGCGACGGCCGACAATGAGGTGGTGAGGGCACTGGTCTCCGAGCTCAAGATCATGGTGCATCTGGGACAGCACTTGAACGTGGTCAATCTCCTGGGTGCCGTCACCAAAAATATTGCAAAGC GCGAACTCATGGTCATCGTGGAGTACTGTCGCTTTGGCAACATTCAGAACTTCCTTCTGAGGAACCGGAAGTGCTTTATCAATCAAATCAATCCAGATACCGACCACATTGACCCCAGCATCATGACCCAGCGCATGTCCGACAACTACGATCTGCACCG CGATACAAATGGTGGTGGCTTGAAGTACGCCAATGTCGGTTTCCCGATCCACTCCTACATTAATGAGCCGCACAACAATAACACGCAACCGCCAACTCATCGCAGAAACTCGGACAATGATCCCCGATCGGGCACCCGAGCCGGACGCACCGGATCCGGATCCGCCACCTACAGCTACGACCGACAGATGGACACCTGTGCCACCGTGATGACCACCGTGCCAGAAG ATGATCAGATAATGTCCAATAACTCCGTACAACCCGCCTGGCGTTCCAATTACAAAACCGACTCCACGGAGGCAATGACGGTGACCACCGTTGATCTGATCAGTTGGGCATTCCAAGTGGCCAGGGGCATGGATTACCTGTCCTCCAAGAAGGTGTTGCACGGCGACTTGGCCGCCCGAAATATACTCCTTTGCGAGGACAATGTGGTAAAGATTTGCGACTTTGGTCTGGCTCGATCCATGTATCGAGGGGATAACTACAAGAAGTCAG AGAGTGGCAAACTGCCCATCAAGTGGCTGGCGCTGGAGTCGTTGAGCGATCATGTGTTCAGCACATACAGCGACGTTTGGTCCTACGGCATTGTTCTATGGGAGATGTTCTCGCTGGCCAAGGTGCCGTATCCGGGCATCGATCCCAACCAGGAGCTGTTCAACAAACTGAACGACGGCTACCGCATGGAGAAGCCGAAGTTCGCCAACCAGGAGCTCTACGAGATCATGCTAGAGTGCTGGCGTAAGAA TCCCGAGAGCAGACCTTTGTTTGCTGAGCTGGAGAAGCGCTTTGGCAACATGCTGGGCGAGGATGTAGCCAGT CACTACCTGGACCTAAACAATCCCTATATGCAGAGCAACTTTGAGTACATGAAGAAGCAGTCTACGGATTACCTGGCGCTGATGGGTTCACCCGACGAGCTGGCGCCTCCAGCTCCGCGCTACGTGAACGGACACATAGTGCCCGATATAC GCATCGAGGAGCTGCCGGATGACTACATGGCGATGAGCCCGGACTCCGAACCCGATGCCAGCACCGCCATATTCTCACCCACACGCCTCGAAGGCGAGACCTCCGACTTTCCGGACTTCTCTAGCGAAACCACTTTCAATTTCCCAGGAGCGCGACAATCGCCCACGTTGAGTAACAATCTCAACAGCGGGTCATCTAAGCCGCTCCGCAAGAAGAACGGCATGCCCACTGTGGATGTGGCGGACCAGGCGCCGGAGGAGATACCTATGCTACATCGCCGTTCCACCGGATCGGATGAAAGTCCGGAGCAGGGAAGGCGCTTCAATCAGGCCCTCAAGCAGCAGTATGTCACGCCCACACCGTCCCCTCGCCATCATGTGGAGACCAAACTCAATGGCGAGTCCTCCGAGAACTATGTCAATGTAAAGCCGCCTAGGAAGAATATACCCGGCAAAACCACAACAGGTGGAGGAggtgctggtgctggaggCACCTCCACGGAGGCCTTCTCGAATCCCAGCTACCAGCCACTGTCCACCGTCAACGAGAAGGAGCAACGAAGGTATTAG